TGAGAAGAGACCCAGACGCCACGCCCAGGTAAATTGGATTTAAGATCAGGGACAATTTGATTATTGGGGCCAATAACAAAACGGATCAGCGCTTTTGCTGAAGAATTTTTTCTTGTCACAATGCAGGTCCGTTCATTCATTTAAAGTGTATCCTCGTTCAAATTATCTATTTTTTCATTTTCTGCAGAATTTTCTATTTTTGCAGGATTTTCTGTAATAAGATCAGCTTTGTCTATCCAGCCTGCTTGCACACGTGCAGCTAAAACCATAGCTTCTGCATCAAATCGTGTAATATCAAATGGGGTTAGGATACCAGAAAAATTCTGTGTTTGACCTTCCTTACGTTCTTTCCAGCCAGCCAAGTCGTCGACTGCATAGCCTGCAAAATCTTCTATTGTTTTTACACCATCTTCGCCAATAGCAACCAACATAGCATTTGTTATTCCAGGAAGCATTCGCAATTCATCAGAGACACCGAGTTTTTTGCGCTTTTCATCAAGTTCTTTTTCTTTGCGTTCTAGATATTCACGTGCACGACTTTGGATTTCAGCAGCAGTTTCATGATCAAAACCATCAATGGAAGCGATTTCTTCGAGATCAATATAAGCGATTTCTTCAATGGAGGAAAAGCCCTCTGATGCCATAACTTGCCCAATCATTTCGTCAACATCTAATGATTCCATAAACAATTTGCTGCGTTCGGTAAATTCTTTTTGACGGTTTTCAGATTCTTCCTGTTCTGTTAAAATATCAATATTCCATCCTGTTAATTGTGAAGCTAAACGAACATTTTGTCCACGCCGACCAATAGCAAGACTGAGCTGGTCATCAGGTACAATGACTTCGATACGTTCTACATCTTCATCGAGGACGACTTTGGAAACTTCTGCGGGTTGTAATGCATTGACAATAAATGTTGCAGCGTCAGGTGACCAAGGAATAATATCAATTTTTTCACCTTGTAACTCTGCAACAACAGCTTGAACACGACTTCCTCGCATCCCAACACACGCTCCAACGGGATCAATTGAACCATCGCGTGAGACAACGGCAATTTTAGCACGTGAACCTGGATCGCGTGCAACAGATTTAATTTCTATAATACCATCATAGATTTCTGGCACTTCCATGGTAAAAAGTTTTACCATAAATTGAGGATGTGTGCGTGAAAGAAAAATTTGCGGACCGCGTGGTTCGCGGTGCACATCACTAACAAAGGCACGAATACGATCTCCATAGTGGAAAGATTCACGTGGAATTAATTCATCACGTCGTACAATAGCTTCACCGCGTCCTAGATCAACGATAACATTGCCATATTCGACACGTTTTACCGTACCGGAAATAATTTCACCAATTTTATTTTTGAATTCTTCGTATTGTTGGTCACGCTCTGCATCACGGACCTTTTGTACAATAACCTGTTTAGCAGATTGCGCTGCGATGCGTCCAAAATCCATAGGAGGCAAAAGATCAGCAAAAAAATCACCAATTTTTGCATCTGCTTGTCGTTTGAGTGCGTCAGATAAAGTGATTTCAGTTGTATAATCCTCAACGATATCGACAATTTTAAGCAGACGTTGTAATTTAATTTCACCTGTTTTTGAATTGATCTCGGCATGGATATTGGTTTCTTGACCATAACGAGAGCGCGCCGCTTTCTGGATAGCATCGGCCATTGCAGAAATGACAATTTCCCGGTCGATCGACTTTTCACGTGCAACAGCATCTGCAATTTGCAGAATTTCAAGTCTGTTAGCGCTTGTAGCCATCGATTTTCTCCTTCTTTGTGCCCCACGATGGGCATTGATCTCAGTGATATTAATTCTTGTAATTTGATAATTGTTTTGAGACGTTAGGATTATCTTCTGAAATAAATTGTTGACTTAAATCTTTATTTTTTTTCAACGCATTGCGAATAAGTTCATCGGTAAGCACCAAATGTGCATCGATGATGTTATCAAAAGGAATAGCAATGTACATGGCTTCTCCGTAAGCGGCTTTATCGGTGTTTAAAGTAAGACCCTCTTGTGTGATATTTGCCAGTATCCCACGAAATTTTTTGCGCCCATCAATGGTTATTTTTGTTTCGATTTTCGCAATATGTCCTTGCCAATAAAAAAAATCAGATTTTCTAACCAATGGGCGATCAATTCCAGGAGATGAGATTTCTAAATGATATTTGCGTTCAATAACATTTTGTACATCAAGAAGGTGTGAAACAGTTCGACTAACAGTTTCGCAGTCTTCTATTGTCATGGAACCATCAGCACGCTCAACCATAATCTGAAGTGTTAAACCATTTTGCCCAAGGAGCTTTACACGAACCAAACGAAAATCTAAAGGCTTAAGCAATGGTATAACAAGAGCAGCAACAAATGCTTCGATGCCGGTTTCTTCAAATAAACGCGGTTCATCAATATCATTCATTTTTTCAGTTTTTCTCATACACTTTATCCAAGTCAACTTCATTAGTTTTATGATATAAAAAAAAGCGGGTCCAGACGGCCCACTCCTCATCATAAGACCAAGAATTTGCCCATTGATACTCTTAAATTCAAATTTTTTCAAGGTGTTTATAAGAAAAGTGTTTCATCATTTATTTCTTTATAAAAGTCAGATAGGCAGGTGTTCGTCCCTCTCGTAAAGCTTTTTCTTCATAGCGAGTGCCCGGCCATAGCGGATAAGGAGTTTTCCAATCCTTAAGATTTTCTGCTTCCCATTCAAAGCTATGATGGTGTGTAAAATAGTATAGAGTCCAGTTTGCATAACTGTCTATATCGGTGGCAAAGCGGAATTTTTTACCTATTTTAAGAACGCGAGCAACACGGTTAAGATTTTTCATGTTGATAAAGCGTCGTTTCCAATGCTTTTTTTTAGGCCATGGATCAGGATAGAAGAGGTCTATTCCATCAAGTGATGCATTTGGGAGCCAATCAAGGAGGTGTGTGGCATCATCGTCATAAAGGCGGAGATGATTTTGATGTTGTTTATGCTGTTCAAGAGACAACAACATTTTGGCCATGCCATTGATGAAGGGTTCTACGCCGATAAAACCGGTTTGTGGAAAATGTTCCATTTCATGAAGCAAATGTTCACCTCCACCAAAGCCAATTTCAAGCCGAACTTCTCTTACTTTGCTCGGAAATAAAGATGTTAGGTCTGGGGGTGCAGAATTATTTAAATCAATTTTAAGAGTTGGAAGAAGCATTTTTATACGCGCAAGTTGACTGTTTCGTAGCCGTTTTCCTTTTCGACGACCAAAAAAAGCTTCACTCAAATGCACTTTATGGTCAATCATGGTACTTTAATCATTGTTTGAAGTGTTTTAATGAGATCGGTTTTCTCCCATGAAAATGAACCATCACATCTTGGTTTACGTCCAAAATGACCATAAGCAGCTGTCTTGGTATAAATCGGTTTATTGAGATCTAAATGTTTTCGGATGCCTGTCGGTGAAAGGTCCATTATTTTGCGGATTGCTGCTTCAATAATACTTTCATCGACTTTTCCTGTTCCATGGAGATTAAGATAAATGGATAAAGGTTGTGCGACGCCAATTGCATAAGAGAGTTGAATGGTGCATCGTTCTGCTAAATTAGCTGCAACAATATTCTTAGCCAGATAGCGTGCGGCATAAGCTGCAGAACGATCAACTTTTGTCGTATCTTTGCCTGAAAAAGCGCCTCCACCATGGGGGGCTGCGCCTCCATAAGTGTCAACAATAATTTTGCGCCCTGTTAGCCCTGCATCGCTTTGGGGTCCACCGATAGCAAATTTTCCTGTTGGGTTAATGTACCAACTGCATTGATCAGAAATAGGAATATCATGTAAAGCTTGACGAATATAA
This genomic window from Bartonella quintana contains:
- the nusA gene encoding transcription termination factor NusA, whose translation is MATSANRLEILQIADAVAREKSIDREIVISAMADAIQKAARSRYGQETNIHAEINSKTGEIKLQRLLKIVDIVEDYTTEITLSDALKRQADAKIGDFFADLLPPMDFGRIAAQSAKQVIVQKVRDAERDQQYEEFKNKIGEIISGTVKRVEYGNVIVDLGRGEAIVRRDELIPRESFHYGDRIRAFVSDVHREPRGPQIFLSRTHPQFMVKLFTMEVPEIYDGIIEIKSVARDPGSRAKIAVVSRDGSIDPVGACVGMRGSRVQAVVAELQGEKIDIIPWSPDAATFIVNALQPAEVSKVVLDEDVERIEVIVPDDQLSLAIGRRGQNVRLASQLTGWNIDILTEQEESENRQKEFTERSKLFMESLDVDEMIGQVMASEGFSSIEEIAYIDLEEIASIDGFDHETAAEIQSRAREYLERKEKELDEKRKKLGVSDELRMLPGITNAMLVAIGEDGVKTIEDFAGYAVDDLAGWKERKEGQTQNFSGILTPFDITRFDAEAMVLAARVQAGWIDKADLITENPAKIENSAENEKIDNLNEDTL
- the rimP gene encoding ribosome maturation factor RimP, translating into MKLTWIKCMRKTEKMNDIDEPRLFEETGIEAFVAALVIPLLKPLDFRLVRVKLLGQNGLTLQIMVERADGSMTIEDCETVSRTVSHLLDVQNVIERKYHLEISSPGIDRPLVRKSDFFYWQGHIAKIETKITIDGRKKFRGILANITQEGLTLNTDKAAYGEAMYIAIPFDNIIDAHLVLTDELIRNALKKNKDLSQQFISEDNPNVSKQLSNYKN
- a CDS encoding tRNA (guanine(46)-N(7))-methyltransferase TrmB; this translates as MIDHKVHLSEAFFGRRKGKRLRNSQLARIKMLLPTLKIDLNNSAPPDLTSLFPSKVREVRLEIGFGGGEHLLHEMEHFPQTGFIGVEPFINGMAKMLLSLEQHKQHQNHLRLYDDDATHLLDWLPNASLDGIDLFYPDPWPKKKHWKRRFINMKNLNRVARVLKIGKKFRFATDIDSYANWTLYYFTHHHSFEWEAENLKDWKTPYPLWPGTRYEEKALREGRTPAYLTFIKK